The region CTATAGGGAATTGTCTCctttgaaacttgaaaggaaTTCTCCTATCTGATGGGGTTAATGTTAACCTTGGTATAGCCACCCTTTTTCCGGCATTTGTTCCTGATATAACCTTGCCTTCCAAAACATATTTGCCCATTTCAGTGATAATCAGACGTGTACCATTGCACAATCCAGCTGATTGGTCGATGTTTCTTAAAAGCATCACTGGAGCTCCTTTTTTTAGCTTTAACAGATGATTAGGCAAGCCTGAAGAGTTTATTGTGTTTAAAAACTCCGGTGTATGGATATCATCTTGACTGTCATAATTGATGTCTGATGAACATGTGTTATCGACACTCAAATAAGTTTTCTCATCTCCAGGCAACAATGACATCATATATTCATTCAAACTATCAACAATCTCATTTGTAGGAGCTAAAATAGCACGATCTGCCATTTGGAATTGACAAAATTAAACTTTCACATAGCAGCAAGCCATCCGATTATACTCCCATAAAATTACCCAAAAACAATAGACACTTCAACAATCCTCTCTGCGATATTTGTAAACTTAAAGCAACACAGATCTCCTGCACGAACTCCATTACGTGTACAAAATTTCTTCCAGCCTGATCCAATCCTCACATCCTTCCTGTTTTTGCTCAGCAACTTGCACGTAACATCATCACCCACATGCCCTCGAAGCTTCAACGGAGAAACTCCAAATTGACGAATAAACACAGCAATTTTAGCTGGTAAGGCCTGAAAAATGTAAAAGTTCACCAAAACATGAATACAAAAATATCAGTGAAACTAAGGAACAAATAGAAAAATATTCTGTGATGCTCACCACATAACTCCCAACAGCTTGGGTTTTTGAAAGAGTTACCACACATGaaggatttttatttttaaaccaAAACACAACAGCAGAACCACTTGAATTTTTGTAGATCATTGGTATTTCTGGTTGCTTAGGTGCAGGGAACATCTGACTCATAATATCAACATTCTCTTGCTTCATAGTCACAGGCCAACCATGATATTTCACCTCAGCAAATGTTGGATCAAATATTGAAAAACGAAAGTTCAAGTtgttcacatgtttaaaaaggAACCAACAGTTCccataaaaatgataaaattcTCGAAGCTCACACCATCCTATAATTAGGTAAGCCTTTTTGCCCACCACAGTAAAGGATACTTCCTTGGTCACACCTAATGGGTCAGTAAGGAGAAATTCTCCATCATCTGGAAGCTGTAGGTATTCCACCACATCTTGACCAATCTTACCATAGTTCTGGACCAAGTAAATTAGAGCCAAAATGAAACTATTAAGATGAAAACATATAAGAGAGTGTAAATCAACAAAGAAGAGCAATTGACCATTACCCTATTCATCTGGTGCAAAACTGCAAATGCAAAGGGAGGAACAGTGTTGCACATGACAGAATATGGATTCTTGAACTTAGCCATGACAGAATATTAGGTCTGGTTTTGATGCCTATGCACATACTATTGTAACTATATATAGAGCTCAAGAGTGTGGGTCTCACATCAAAGAAAGGAACCAAAAGGCaagaattaaattaatttttaatatactaataaatatattaatttatgtaCCTTTAATATTCAATTGTAAGTTCCACTAAAATTCCCTTGGGATTCCATCACTTTGCTAACCCcttgtgttttaatttaatcaaatcaTTTCCACATTATTACCTGTGCACAACCCCTTCAGCTTCAATCTTTTTAATAGATTTAATAGTGGAtagtaataaatatttaaattattaatttatgtaccTTTAATATTCAATTGTAAACTTCACTGAAATTCCTTTGAGATTCCATCATTTTGCTAACCCCTTGTGTTATAATTTAATCAATTAATCTCCATATTACTGCTTGTGCACAACCCCAATCAGTTTCAATTTTTCTAATAATTTAATGGTGTTACACAGCCGCTagtcaaaacaaaacaaagaaacacAATATGAGCTTCATAATTCCACAATTTAGCGGAAGGAATTTAGAAAGATACACTGGCAGACCTAGAAAGTTAAGGAAACAAatctattaaaaatatattgggataaaaataaaatagaaaacaatCATGTATCTCAATGGTAGTACGGTTTATTCAAAGTTTACATAATGCAAGTGATAATACAGAAGTTAGTGGAAGTTAGTA is a window of Lotus japonicus ecotype B-129 chromosome 5, LjGifu_v1.2 DNA encoding:
- the LOC130716879 gene encoding uncharacterized protein LOC130716879; this encodes MKQENVDIMSQMFPAPKQPEIPMIYKNSSGSAVVFWFKNKNPSCVVTLSKTQAVGSYVALPAKIAVFIRQFGVSPLKLRGHVGDDVTCKLLSKNRKDVRIGSGWKKFCTRNGVRAGDLCCFKFTNIAERIVEVSIVFG
- the LOC130716878 gene encoding uncharacterized protein LOC130716878, which produces MADRAILAPTNEIVDSLNEYMMSLLPGDEKTYLSVDNTCSSDINYDSQDDIHTPEFLNTINSSGLPNHLLKLKKGAPVMLLRNIDQSAGLCNGTRLIITEMGKYVLEGKVISGTNAGKRVAIPRLTLTPSDRRIPFKFQRRQFPIALSFAMTINKSQGQSLKSVGLYLPKPVFSHGQLYVAFSRVTHRKGLKILICDGDDSNSNSTSNVVYKEVFRNVV